Within Deltaproteobacteria bacterium, the genomic segment CAAGCCAACCCCGGAATTGCTCGCGCTGGAGCAAAAGGTGATCGACGCCGTGACCCCGTTCGCGGCAAAAGCCGGAACCTCGGCCGCGTTCGTCACCGGCGACACTCCCGAGATCAACCCGTTGCTGATCAAATATGTTTCGGAGTTCGTGCCGAAGTCTTCCGGCAAGCATTACCGTCCACACGTCACCACCGGCCTTGCCCCACGGACTTACCTCGACAAAATGCTCAAGGAACCGTTTGCGGCGTTCACCTTCTCGCCAGCCGGCGCGGCGGTTTACCATCTTGGCCACTTCGGCACGGCGGCGGAGAAACTCAAGCAGTTCGAGTTGAAGCCTTGAGAGCATGAAGAATGGAAGCGCATCTTCGCGTTCGAGCAGTGAGGGTCCGTACGGAACGGATCGTAAGCTCAAGAAGGTTCTCTAGGTGTCGCGATGCTCAAGGTCGATGAACAATACCGAGATCACGAAATCTCGAAATAGCGGAAGCACGAAGGAGATTTCGGTCTCGCGGTTTCGAGCTTTCGGGGTTTCGTGATTCTCCAGGCTTTAGAGATGGGTCGCTGTTGTTTGAAGATGTGATGCGAACTTCCGAGATGACACACGGTTAGAAGTGGCGCAGCAAAGCGATAGCGGGAGGGCATGACGATGAAAGGAATCTGCGTGATGACGGCGGTACTGATCGGCCTCACCGTTGTAGCGGCGAGCGCAGCGCCGGGACAGCAGCAACAAATTCCACCCGGCTGCGCCCAGATCGTCGCCGTGCTGGAGCAAGGTGGCGGCAGCCTCAGCGCTGAGGAGGTCGCGAAGAAGACCAGCACGGACGTGGAGACGGTGCGCAACTGTACTGACCAGTGGCGGGCCACGATGAAGGATGCGAACGCTCCGAAGGGTGGTGGGGGCGCCGCGCAACCCATCGCCGCAGGCTGCGCCAAGATCGTCGCGATTCTGGATCAGGGCGGTGGCGGCCTGAGCGCCGATGAGATCGCTCGGAGGGCCAGCACCGATGTCGAGACCGTGCGCAACTGCACGGATCAGTGGCGGAGCAAGATGAGGAATGGCGCGAATCCGTAACCACCGCCGCCTGTGGTTACCTTCAAATCGAAAATAATGAACCACAGAGGCACCGAGAACACAGAGGTGTGATACGGAGAATCAGACCTGGACGGCTTTCACAGGAACCTGATCCGAATGATGCTATTCGCCGACGACATGACAGCTCTGACATCCTTGCCTCTCAGTGCTCTCGGTGCCGTCGGTGGTGAGATCTTTTTTCGGATCAGGGTTAACGGCGACCATTGCAACTCAACAACAGGAGGTGATCGATGTCTCGCAAACTTGTAACCCTCTCGGCGGTCGGCGCTCTTGCCACAGTCGTGCTGGTGGCCTCAGCTTACGCCGGAGAGGCGAAGAGCAAGAAGTACGTGTGGGTACCACCGGTCAACGTCACCCAGGCCTTGAACATCAACCTGGAGACGAAGGCGACTAAGGCGCTGCTCAAGAAGGCCGACGAGCAGTGCATCGACGCGGACTGCAAGAAGCAGGTGGCGGCGTGCCGCAAGAAGCTCGCAACCTGCGTGATCGTGCCGTCGAAGGAGTCGGTGCACGAAATGCAAATGGAGCACAACTGACGCTCGTGACTCGAAAGAATTCTCACCGCAGAGAGCGCCGAGACGCAGGGGGCGAACGGAGAGGCGAGAAATCTCCGGAAAATTCTTCTCTGTGTCTCGGTGCCTCGGTGGTGAATCGGCTGTCTTGCCATGCTCGGGTTTGACCTCGACTTCTGGGACTACGCGACGTTCGCCGCGCTGGCCGTGCTTATCGGCGCGTTCGGTACGGTGGCGGTGCTCATCGCCGGTCTGCCCGGGCGGATCGCGATCGCTCGCAAACACCCCGACGCCGAGGCGGTCAAGATCATGGGCTGGGCCGGGCTGCTTTTCGCCGTGCCGTGGATCCAGGCCTTCATCTGGGCGTTCAAGCCGACCGACATCGTCGACATCCGCCGCTTTCCGCGCGCGGAGCGCATCGCCGTCGACGAAGAGATCGCCCGCCTCCAGGGTGCGACCGCACCGGCGCAAGGGAAGGCATCGAGCGATGTGACGTCCAGCGGCAGCCATCGCCAACCGCCAGGCGGAGAATCATGAACCACAGAGGCACCGAGGACACCGAGATCTGCCCCAGAGAATCGCGTGGAGCCTCGTCCGTCGGCAACCTCACGGGAATGAAGTTCTTCACCTCTATCAGCCCGTTGAAAAACCCTGCATGCTTCGAGACGCGCCTGTCGGCGCTCCTCAGCATGAGCGGTTCTCCCCTTCTGCCACAACACTTTCCCGCTCGCCCTGAGGAGGCGCGACGCGCCGTCTCGAAGGGCGGCGCCCTTCTTCAACGGGCTGTTATGCAACAACCTCTGAGATCCTTGTCCTCTGTGTTCTCGGTGGCCTCTGTGGTGAGATCCCTGTCCTCGGGTCGCGGTTAGCCGGGCGTTGCATGGTTCCCGCGCTGCTGATTTCCGTCTTCATCGCCTTTCTCTTCTGGCTGATCTTCTTCAAACTCAAGTGGCTCCAATTCAGCATCGCGTGGGGCGTCGTCTCGGTATATTTCGCGCTGCATCTCTTGCTGGTGTTTCTCGTCGGCCTCCGTTTCGTTGCCCCCTACTCGACCGACGCGAAGGTGATTCAACACACCATCCAACTGGTCCCGCGGCTGTCGGAACCAACGCTGGTCACCGCGGTGTTGGTCGAGCCCAATGTGCCGGTCAAGAAAGGGCAGCCGCTGTTCCAGTTCGACCGCCGCCCCTACGAGTACAAGGTCAGCCAACTCGCCGCGCAACTCGCGCAAGCCACGCAGAACGTCCTCGTGCTCAAGGCCGATCTCGAAGTCGCCACGCAAAAGGTGGCCAAGACCAAGGGCGAGCTGGAGTACGCGAAGGAGCAGCAACAGCGCACGCAAGCCCTCGCCAAGAAGGGCGCCGGCTCGGAGGAGGACGCGCAGAAATGGATCGCGCAGTTGCGCATCGCTGACGCCGGCGTGAGCGAAGCGGTTGCCGAGGCGGCGCGGGCGCGGCTGAAGTACGAATCGCAAGTCGGTGGCGTCAACACCGCGGTGGCCAGCGCGCAAGCCGAACTCGCTCAAGCGCAATACTATCTCGACAATACGACGTTGGTGGCGCCCGAGGACGGCTACATCATCAACCTGCAAGTCCGCCCCGGCATGGTGGCCGGCGACTACCGCATCGGCGCGATCGCGTCGTTCATCTGCGACGCCGATCGCTACCTGTTGGCGGCCTACGATCAAGAAGTTCTCAAGTACGTGCAGGCCGGGCAAGCGGTGGAGGTCGCGCTGAATCTGTACCCGGGGCAGATTTTCAAGGGGAAGGTCGACAGCGTCTGGAAGGCCAGCGGCATCGGACAGCTCTTGCCGAGCGGCACGCTGCCCACCTTCAACCCACTGCCGCCGGACATCCCGCAGGGGCGCTTCGCGGTGCGCATCGCGCTCGCCGGTGAAGACCCGTCGAAGTTCCCGATCGGCGCGCAAGGCGCCGCCGCGATCTATACCGGCGGCGGCGGCTTCGCGGCGCTGCGCCGCATCGGCATCCGCAGTTACTCGTGGCTCAACTGGCTCTATCCCATTCCATTCTGATGCGACGCGCCGTTCTGATGCGACGCGTGATGACGCGATGGCGTGCGCGCGCTTGGCGAGGACATGTGGCGTCCGTCGTCGTGGCAGCCGTGCTATCCGGCTGCCCTCTTGCTCCACCGCCGCAGCACACCGACGTGTTGGAGCATGCCTTGCCGAAAGACACGAGCGTTCCGCCGGCTTGGAGTGCCACTGCCGGCGGCGACGAGGTGAGCGGCGACTGGCTGAAGTCGTTCGACGATCCGCGTCTGGACGCCGTGGTCGCTGAAGCGATCGCCAACAACCTCGACTTGCGCCAAGCCGCGGCGCAGGTCGAGATCGCGCGGCAGAACATCGTGATCGCCGGCGCCCGGCTGCTGCCGCAGATCGGCGCGCGCGTCGGCGGCGCCATCACCAAAGCCGAGGGTCAGGCCGGGACGTTCAAGAGCAACGACGAGTATCTGGCCGCGGCCTGGGAGATCGACGTGTGGGGCCGACTGCGCGCGCAGCGTGCCGGCGCTCGGGCAAGCTATGAAGGGAGCGCCCTCGACTACGCCTTCGCGCGGCAATCGCTGGCGGCGACCGCGGCGCAGAGTTGGTACCTCGCCGTCGCCACGCGTCAGCTCGTGGCGCTCGCCCGCGAGAGCGTCGCGTTGTTCAGCGAGCTGCTCGAGCTGGTGAAACTGCGCCGCACCGCCGGCAAGGTCGGCGATCTCGACGTCGCGGAGGCGAGCGCGAACCTCAATGTCGCCGAGAGCCAGGTCCGCACCGTCGAAGGTCTCTACGCCGACGCGCGGCGCAATCTGGAAGTGCTCATCGGACGCTACCCGGCGGCCGAACTCGAAATCGCCGAGACCTTCGCGCTGCTGCCGCCGCCGGTTGCCGCCGGGATGCCTTCCTCACTGCTCGAACGACGGCCCGACCTCGTGGCGGCGGAGCGCCAAGTGTTGGCGGCATTCCGTACCCAGGAAGCCGCGCGGCTGGCGCTGTTGCCGTCGATCGGGCTCGTGGTGGACGGCGGGCAACTGAGCAGCGGAGTGCTCTCGTTACTGCGGCTCAACCCATGGCTGGCTCACGGGGCGATCGGCATGGATCTCCCAATCTATCAGGCGGGATCGTTGCGCGCGCAGATCAAGATCGCCACCGCGCAGCAGGAACAAGCGGTGGCGCGCTACGGCGCGGCGGTGTTGACGGCATTCCGCGAAGTGGAGGCCGCGTTGACCAACCAAGAATTGTTGGCGCAGCGCCTGCAGTACGAACAGCGGGCGCTCGGCGATCGCAGCGAGGCCGTGCGAATCGCCAAGCTGCGCTATCAAGCCGGAGCCATCGACCTGCTGTCAGTGTTGCACCTGCAAGCCGAACAGATCGCCAGCCAAGGCGAGGTCATCAAGCTGCGCAGTGCGCAACTCGCCAATCGCATCCAACTGCACCTCGTGCTCGGCGGCAGCTTCGACGCTCAGCCCGCCGCGCAGCAGCCGAGCCCGGCACCAGAGTCTACACTCGGCCTCACAACCACGGAGTAGCGTTCGCCGAGCGCGAAGGAGCGCCGTATGTTATGCGCACCGGGAAGCGAGGCTGTGGCCGTCATGGTTGACCCGCAGCCCAGGCGCTTGCTACCTAGAACTCAAGACAACCAACGAGGAGCCATTGTATGAAGCCTATGCGTTCGTTCGTAGTCGCGATGCTCTGCTGTTTCACTGTTGCCGCTGTCTCTGTCGGCCGTCTGTGGGCCGCGGATGGGCCGGTGCTGCCACTACCGGCTGAGGATCAGCAGGAGATTACCGCTCGACTCGGGGCTGGCGTGGTGGGTCAGGCGCTGCCGAGCAATCCCATCACCAACCCCGCCGTCTACTTCCCGCTGCAGGAACGGTCGCTGACTTACCTGGTCACGGCCGGACCGAACGCCGGCAACACGCAGACGCTCAAGGTCGCGAAGCGCAACCGGCCCAACGGAACGCCGGCGTGGCGCTTTGGCATCTCGCCCACACTCAACGGCTTCATCAGCCAGAACGCCGCGGGCGATTTCATGATGCCCTCGGTGGCCGACTCCGACCACGATGTCTTGGTGATCACGACGCCGCCGAACCCGTTCGTCATCAACGGCATCAAGCCGGGCGAGACCCGAACGTTCTCGCAGACGGTTGCGGTGAACTACCTCGACGATCCGACGAGGCAGGACTACTCAGGAAACCTGAACGGCTCGTATACGTACGTCGGCACCTACCAGGTGACCGTACCAGCGGGAACCTACCAGGCGGTCCTGATGCGCCTCAAGTATGAGGGCAAGGTCGGGCCTGCCCACACGCAGGACACCGCGTACTATCTCTTCGCTCCGCAGGTCGGTGTGGTGGCGATGGTCACCCAAGAAGACGTCGAGGCCTTCTGGATCATCCACATTGATTCGAAAATGGGAAAGGTGCTGGCCTCCACCAACTGAAGCCGAGGCAGTCCGCCAACGCAAGTGAGGTGAGGTGGCGATGCCCAGGCCCGCGGACGGACAATCGGCGAAGGGAGGACAGCCGGCAGCCGCCACCGCCCGAGTGCTCCGCGGGCGCTTCACCGGGCTGACGATCGTCTTGGTGGTCCTCTTCTTCCTCCTGATCACCGTCAGTGATGTCGAACTCCGCGCGCTACTCATCGACCTAACTCTTTCCGTGCTGATGCTGTTCGCGATACGCAGCGTCGGGCGCCGCGTGCGCGTAGCCACGGCGGCGCTCGCTCTGCCGACCTTCATCTGCCAATGGACCTTGCATCTCCCCCATTCTCCGATCCCTCATTCCGTCACCTTCGCCTTCACAATGGCATTCCTCGCGTTCCTGACCGTGATCGTCTTGATCACCGTCCTCTCTGAGCAAACCATTAGCGCTGACACGATAGTCGGCGGCGTGTGCGCCTACCTCTTGCTGGGAGTGACGTGGGGCTTTGCCTACACGCTGCTGGTATCGGTGTCGCCGGATGCGTTCACAATTTCTCCCGCCCTTGCGGCGGCGGCCCATTGGGAAACGTCGACAGCGCCGAAGTCGCCCCTTATGCAATACTATAGCTTCGTGACGCTCTCGACCTTGGGGTATGGAGATATGTCGCCGTTGAGCGCTGCGGCGCGATCGCTCTCGGTGGCGGAGGGCTTGTCGGGCCAACTGTATCTGGCGGTGCTGATCGCCCGCTTGGTGAGCGGGCACGCGGCGGGACTACACAAGCAATGAAGCGCAAACGAACGAAATCAGGGAGGACACGCGGATGAACAACACAGGTGATCGTACCGGCGATTTGTCGAGGGGCACGGCGGCGATGCTGGTGGCCCTGCTGGCGAGCGCCTGCGCCAACACGTTGGTGCAGAATGCGCCCTCAGCCATGCAGACCACAGAGAGTCGCGCCCGCTTCGAACTCAACTGCCCGACCGTGGAGGCCACGGTGCTGTCGCAGAAACTCGTCCAAGGGTTTCGCTTCGAAGGGACGGAGTACACCATCGGCGTGCGCGGCTGTGGACGACAAGCCGTGTACGTCACCTATTGCCGCGACCAAAGCGACTGCAACGCCCTGTCGCAAACCGGTCGCACCAGCGAGCTAAAGAATCTCGCTCCGTAAGGGGCTTCGCTCAAAATGGAGCAATCTCCGCGCTCGTCATTCCGGCGAAAGCCGGAATCCAGGATCGAACCACACGTCCCCGCCTGGATACCGGCTTTCGCCGGTATGACGGACAGACCGCCGGGATTTTGTGCAAACCCTTCGCAAGCGATGACAAATGGAGGGACTGTGAAATTTGCAGATTCGTTGATGAGCGCGACGCCACTCGTCGGCGCAGCGATGCTGCTGCTGACCGGCTGCTCCGCCATGTCGCAGCTATCGGGTGGTGGCGGTGTGGTGTCCAGCGCGGTGATTGCATCGATCCCGGTGGGAGAAGGCCCTACCTTGCTCGCGCTCTCTGCCGACGGCTCTCGGCTCTACGCCGCTTCCAATTCGCAGTTTTCGGTGATCAACACCGCGGGCAACGCCGTGATCGCAACGATCTCGATCGATCCGTATCCGGCCGGGCTGGCGCTGACACCGGATAGTGCCCGAGCCTTCGTCACCAACCTCTTTGCCGTGAAGCTGACGACGGTAGACTTGGCGATCAATGCGGTCGACTCACCTATCCAACTGTTCGCCAGCCTTACTCGCGGCGGATTCGGTCGCGTC encodes:
- a CDS encoding DUF3302 domain-containing protein, whose protein sequence is MLGFDLDFWDYATFAALAVLIGAFGTVAVLIAGLPGRIAIARKHPDAEAVKIMGWAGLLFAVPWIQAFIWAFKPTDIVDIRRFPRAERIAVDEEIARLQGATAPAQGKASSDVTSSGSHRQPPGGES
- a CDS encoding HlyD family secretion protein → MVPALLISVFIAFLFWLIFFKLKWLQFSIAWGVVSVYFALHLLLVFLVGLRFVAPYSTDAKVIQHTIQLVPRLSEPTLVTAVLVEPNVPVKKGQPLFQFDRRPYEYKVSQLAAQLAQATQNVLVLKADLEVATQKVAKTKGELEYAKEQQQRTQALAKKGAGSEEDAQKWIAQLRIADAGVSEAVAEAARARLKYESQVGGVNTAVASAQAELAQAQYYLDNTTLVAPEDGYIINLQVRPGMVAGDYRIGAIASFICDADRYLLAAYDQEVLKYVQAGQAVEVALNLYPGQIFKGKVDSVWKASGIGQLLPSGTLPTFNPLPPDIPQGRFAVRIALAGEDPSKFPIGAQGAAAIYTGGGGFAALRRIGIRSYSWLNWLYPIPF
- a CDS encoding efflux transporter outer membrane subunit; its protein translation is MTRWRARAWRGHVASVVVAAVLSGCPLAPPPQHTDVLEHALPKDTSVPPAWSATAGGDEVSGDWLKSFDDPRLDAVVAEAIANNLDLRQAAAQVEIARQNIVIAGARLLPQIGARVGGAITKAEGQAGTFKSNDEYLAAAWEIDVWGRLRAQRAGARASYEGSALDYAFARQSLAATAAQSWYLAVATRQLVALARESVALFSELLELVKLRRTAGKVGDLDVAEASANLNVAESQVRTVEGLYADARRNLEVLIGRYPAAELEIAETFALLPPPVAAGMPSSLLERRPDLVAAERQVLAAFRTQEAARLALLPSIGLVVDGGQLSSGVLSLLRLNPWLAHGAIGMDLPIYQAGSLRAQIKIATAQQEQAVARYGAAVLTAFREVEAALTNQELLAQRLQYEQRALGDRSEAVRIAKLRYQAGAIDLLSVLHLQAEQIASQGEVIKLRSAQLANRIQLHLVLGGSFDAQPAAQQPSPAPESTLGLTTTE
- a CDS encoding two pore domain potassium channel family protein; protein product: MPRPADGQSAKGGQPAAATARVLRGRFTGLTIVLVVLFFLLITVSDVELRALLIDLTLSVLMLFAIRSVGRRVRVATAALALPTFICQWTLHLPHSPIPHSVTFAFTMAFLAFLTVIVLITVLSEQTISADTIVGGVCAYLLLGVTWGFAYTLLVSVSPDAFTISPALAAAAHWETSTAPKSPLMQYYSFVTLSTLGYGDMSPLSAAARSLSVAEGLSGQLYLAVLIARLVSGHAAGLHKQ